A window from Bradysia coprophila strain Holo2 chromosome X unlocalized genomic scaffold, BU_Bcop_v1 contig_20, whole genome shotgun sequence encodes these proteins:
- the LOC119068877 gene encoding uncharacterized protein LOC119068877 isoform X1, producing the protein MARNVRFSFRRFLFHNKTIILLTVLIVAILLFLRSQTKSSQTYYRNRVKTYNQLQSPYSKAELDDYYKLLLGLPSSNSTTNTNVQCENVWTIAAIPGFDIEDYVWEYVSLTAINEIYGENDGRKLNTYLSQRSIEDLERIFERIRFNDIGTVPSQCYRLHEAILVENGNSVYFNKDSQTKSMFLLADGERRYKEIAQVYGRKFQQNFRLNDLYKNVASLEIASSKADLEKSTGTPSADDAPIIGMYIRTLELPSSYYERAMDFLRKIHYGSIFLIICPPHLMEECRDRFYGQDTVVKVQQQLLELELAVMAMCDHMVIENEFGILATLLNENIGDVIVYVQMDEEIEWFSRYMTENFDNWYSVA; encoded by the exons ATGGCACGAAACGTACGCTTTTCATTCAGACGATTCCTTTTTCACAATAAAACTATAATTCTTTTAACAGTTCTAATTGTCGCAATCTTATTGTTTCTACGATCACAAACAAAAAGTAGTCAAACTTATTACAGAAATCGTGTCAAAACCTATAATCAGCTACAGTCACCATATTCCAAAGCTGAATTAGACGACTACTACAAACTCTTGTTGGGTTTACCTTCTTCGAACTCGACAACAAATACCAACGTACAGTGCGAAAATGTCTGGACGATCGCAGCGATTCCGGGCTTTGACATTGAGGACTATGTGTGGGAATACGTTTCGCTAACAGCAATTAACGAAATATACGGTGAAAATGATGGACGGAAATTGAATACGTATTTATCGCAACGGAGTATCGAGGATTTGGAACGAATATTCGAGAG gaTCCGTTTTAACGATATAGGTACGGTGCCGAGCCAATGTTACAGATTGCATGAAGCAATATTAGTGGAAAATGGAAACAGTGTCTATTTCAACAAAGACTCACAAACCAAGTCTATGTTTTTGTTGGCTGATGGAGAGCGTCGTTATAAGGAAATAGCCCAAGTTTATGGCAGGAAATTCCAGCAAAATTTTAGACTTAACGATCTCTACAAAAACGTGGCATCACTGGAAATTGCCAGTTCGAAGGCAGATCTGGAAAAATCGACCGGTACACCAAGTGCCGATGATGCACCAATCATCGGAATGTACATTCGAACGCTTGAG CTTCCGTCATCGTACTATGAACGTGCAATGGATTTCTTGAGAAAAATTCACTATGGATCGATATTCTTAATCATTTGTCCGCCGCATTTGATGGAAGAGTGCCGAGATAGATTTTATGGACAAGACACAGTGGTAAAAGTACAGCAACAGTTGTTGGAATTGGAGCTAGCTGTAATGGCAATGTGTGATCATAtggttattgaaaatgaattcggAATTTTGGCTACGTTACTAAACGAAAATATCGGCGACGTGATTGTGTACGTTCAAATGGATGAAGAAATTGAGTGGTTTTCCAGGTATATGACTGAAAACTTCGACAATTGGTATTCTGTTGCCTAA
- the LOC119068877 gene encoding uncharacterized protein LOC119068877 isoform X2, which translates to MFLLADGERRYKEIAQVYGRKFQQNFRLNDLYKNVASLEIASSKADLEKSTGTPSADDAPIIGMYIRTLELPSSYYERAMDFLRKIHYGSIFLIICPPHLMEECRDRFYGQDTVVKVQQQLLELELAVMAMCDHMVIENEFGILATLLNENIGDVIVYVQMDEEIEWFSRYMTENFDNWYSVA; encoded by the exons ATGTTTTTGTTGGCTGATGGAGAGCGTCGTTATAAGGAAATAGCCCAAGTTTATGGCAGGAAATTCCAGCAAAATTTTAGACTTAACGATCTCTACAAAAACGTGGCATCACTGGAAATTGCCAGTTCGAAGGCAGATCTGGAAAAATCGACCGGTACACCAAGTGCCGATGATGCACCAATCATCGGAATGTACATTCGAACGCTTGAG CTTCCGTCATCGTACTATGAACGTGCAATGGATTTCTTGAGAAAAATTCACTATGGATCGATATTCTTAATCATTTGTCCGCCGCATTTGATGGAAGAGTGCCGAGATAGATTTTATGGACAAGACACAGTGGTAAAAGTACAGCAACAGTTGTTGGAATTGGAGCTAGCTGTAATGGCAATGTGTGATCATAtggttattgaaaatgaattcggAATTTTGGCTACGTTACTAAACGAAAATATCGGCGACGTGATTGTGTACGTTCAAATGGATGAAGAAATTGAGTGGTTTTCCAGGTATATGACTGAAAACTTCGACAATTGGTATTCTGTTGCCTAA